Proteins from one Desulfomonile tiedjei genomic window:
- a CDS encoding flavodoxin family protein yields MSEADEEKEPIRVVAIYGSPRRRGNTSLLLEQAVRGARDAGAIVEEVVLRDLKISPCLEIYGCKESGRCVIRDDFQKVYDQLLACHGLILASPIFFYTVSAQTKILMDRCQSLWVKKYWIEKRLSEKSAPKRKGMFISVGATKGSRLFEGALLTVKYFLDPLDMELWQALLYRGLDFEGDVLQHPEYLEQARQTGRNLCEEIRKGLQPDH; encoded by the coding sequence ATGTCAGAAGCCGATGAGGAGAAAGAACCGATCCGGGTCGTGGCCATCTATGGGAGTCCACGGCGCAGGGGAAACACCTCCTTGCTCCTGGAACAAGCTGTCCGAGGAGCAAGAGACGCCGGCGCAATAGTAGAAGAGGTGGTTCTTCGCGACCTGAAGATTTCGCCTTGCTTGGAAATCTATGGCTGCAAGGAATCCGGCCGCTGCGTAATAAGAGACGACTTTCAGAAGGTTTACGACCAACTCCTGGCCTGTCACGGACTCATTTTGGCGTCACCGATTTTCTTCTATACCGTGAGCGCACAGACCAAGATCTTGATGGATCGATGCCAGTCTTTGTGGGTCAAAAAATATTGGATTGAAAAGCGATTGTCGGAAAAATCCGCACCAAAGCGCAAGGGGATGTTTATTTCCGTGGGCGCCACTAAGGGAAGCAGGCTCTTCGAAGGGGCGCTCCTCACGGTGAAATACTTTCTTGATCCTTTGGACATGGAACTCTGGCAGGCACTCTTGTACAGAGGGCTGGATTTTGAAGGCGATGTCCTGCAGCACCCGGAGTACCTGGAGCAAGCTCGTCAGACAGGCCGTAACCTGTGCGAGGAAATCAGGAAAGGCCTTCAGCCGGACCACTAG